In Leisingera sp. NJS204, the DNA window CAGGGGGGTCAACTGCAGCGGTGGCAAGCGCCGGGGTGGCGGCGCGCAGGTGGATACCTCCGTCGCTGGTGCGGGCCTCGACCTGGCGGGCAATCTCGCGTTGGGCGATGCGGGCCAGCATGTCGGCGTCAGGTTGCGGCGGCTCGGCCCCGAAATACCTGTCGTCCGACGCAAGGTCGCGGAAATACTCGGCAATCGCCTTCATGGTGCCGAAGGAATCCTCAAACCCTTCCAAAGTGCAGGAAAAGGTTCCATAGGATACGGTCAAGACTTTGTTGTTATGTACCATCAGCTCGCTCGTCTTCGTCACATTTGTTGCCATTCACCATATTGGCAGAAGGGACCAATTTTGCTCGAATCCGTGCAATTGATCGTATCATTTTGTGTTCAGAATGTGACCTGTTTCCAAAACTGCCAGGAATGCGCCCCATGAACCGTCTGATTGTTGAGGAATTGGAACCAATCACCCTGGTTGGCGGCGGTGCGCTTGGGTCCGACGATCTGGCGGCGGCGCTGGCGCTGGCACCGGTGCTGGTGGCGGCGGATGGCGGGGCCGCTGCGGTGCTGGCGGCGGGGCATGTTCCAAGTGCGGTGATCGGCGATTTTGACTCGCTGCCGCAGGATGTGCGGGACCGTCTGCCGCCGGAGTGTCTGCATCCGGTGGCCGAGCAGGACAGTACCGATTTTGACAAGGCGCTGCGGGGGATTGCGGCGCCGGTGGTGCTGGCGGTGGGGTTTTTAGGCGGGCGGGTGGATCACCAGCTGGCGGCGTTCAATACGCTGGTGCAGGGGCATCAGACCCCTTGTGTGCTGATTGGTGAGACCGAAGTGATGTTTCACCTGACCCATGCGGTGGAACTGCCAGCGGCGGCGGGGGAGGTTATCTCGCTGTTTCCGATGCGGGCGGTGCAGGGGCGGTCTGAAGGGCTGGAGTGGCCCATTGATGGCTTGCGGATGTCGCCGATGGGGCGGATCGGCACCTCCAACCGGGCGACAGGCCCGGTGCGGCTGGTACCGGAGGGGCCGGGGCTCTTGGTGATCGTGCCGCGGCGGCTGCTGGCTGCGGTGGCGGCGGCGGTCAGGCGGGATTGATCCGTTCTGCGATCTCGGCGGCCTTGCGTTCGCGCAGCACCGCATAGAGTCCGGCACTGATGGTCAGCAGAATGCCAAAGGCCGAGAGGGTGTTCGGGAGTTCATAGAAGAACAGCCAGCCGAAGAACACGGCCACCGGGATCTCCAGGTATTGCATCGAGGCGAGGGTGGAGGTCGGGGCAAACCGCAGGCTCCAGGTCATCATCAGATGCGCGACGGTGCCCAGGGCGCCGGCGGCGGCCAGCAGCGCCCAGGTGTCCTGCGGCGGTGCGGTGATGGAGAGGGCGTGCAGGCCGGCGGCATCGCCGATCAGGAACACTGGCGCCAGCAGTACCGTGCCCATGGCGCCGGCTACGGCCTGTAGGGAAATGGGATCGGTCTCCTTGGCGATCTTGCGGGTGACCAGCATGAACAGGGCAAAGATCACCGCCACCAACAGCGGCCAAAGCGCGTTCCAGCCGACCGCGGCAAAGCTGGGCTGAATGACCAGCAGGGTGCCGGTAAAGCCCACCACGCAGGCGCCAAGGCGGCGCAGGCCGACCTGTTCCTTCAGCACGTATTTCCCCAGCAGCAGCATCAGGAAGGGCATCACAAAGGCAATTGCCACCGCATCAGCCAAGGGCAGGTAGCGAAAGGCGGTGAACATGGCGGCGATGCCGCCCATCTGCAGCAGGGTGCGCAGCAGCAGCAGCGGTGCCACCCGGCGCGACAGGCTGAGCGGCAGCCGCATCGCCAGTGCCAGCGGCAGCAGGAGCGCGGCCTGGGCGGCAAAGCGGATAAAGACGATCTGGGCCACCGGCACCCGGTTGGTCAGCAGTTTTGCAATGGCATCCCCCAGCGGGATCACCATGCAAAAGCCCAGCATCAGGGCAATGCCGAGGAGGGGCCGGTCCTGTGTCATGGCGCCACGCTAGGCGGGGCGCCATGGATTTTCAAGCTCGGGCGAGGGCTTCCAGCGCCGGGTCAGCAGTTCGGCACGTTCACCGCCAGACCGCCGAGCGAGGTTTCCTTGTACTTGTCATGCATGTCGGCGCCGGTCTGGCGCATGGTCTCGATGCAGGCGTCCAGCGGCACGAAATGCTGGCCGTCGCCGCGCAGGGCGAGGGACGCGGCGGAGACGGCCTTGATCGCCGCCAACCCGTTGCGCTCGATGCAGGGGACCTGCACCAGGCCCTTAACGGGGTCGCAGGTCATCCCGAGGTGATGCTCCAGCGCGATCTCGGCGGCGTTTTCCACCTGTTCGGGCGTGCCGCCCATCACCGCGCAGAGGCCCGCGGCGGACATCGCGGCTGCAGAGCCAACCTCGGCCTGGCAGCCTGCCTCGGCGCCGGAAATGGAGGCGTTGAATTTCACCAGGCCGGCGATGGCGGCGGCGGTCAGCAAAAAGTCCTCGACATGGCTTTCCGACGCACCGGGCACATGGTCGAGGTAATAGCGGATCACGGCCGGCAGGGTGCCGGCAGCACCATTGGTCGGCGCGGTCACCACCTGGCCGCCGGCCGCGTTCTCTTCGTTTACCGCCATCGCATAGACGCTCATCCAGTCGTTGATGGTGTGCGGTGCGGTCAGGTTCATGCCGCGTTCGGCCATCAGCGCGTCATAGATGCCCTTGGCGCGGCGGCGGACCTTGAGGCCGCCGGGCAGGATGCCGTCGCGCTCCAGCCCGCGGTTGATGCAGTCGTTCATCACCTGCCAGATGCGGGCAGTGCCTTTGGCGAGGCTGACCTCGCAGCCGCGGGCGATTTCATTGGCGCGTTTCATGCCGGCAATGGATTTGCCGCTGGATTTCGCCATCTCCAGCATCTCGGCCGCGGATTTGAACGGGAAGGGGACGGGATCGCCTTCGTCGGTCGCCTTGCCCTGGGCCAGTTCTTCCTCAGTTACGACAAAGCCGCCGCCGATCGAATAGTAGACCTGTTTCAGGATCACGTCGCCCTGGGCGTCGGTGGCCATCAGGATCATGCCGTTGGAATGGCCCGGCAGCGCGTGATCATAGTCAAAGATCATGTCGGCCTTGGGATCAAAGTGCAGCGCGCCCAGGCCTTCGGGCTGCATGGTGTGCGTCTTGTCCAGCTCCGCCAGGAAGGCCGTGGCCTTGGCATCATCATAGTCATGGGCAACAAAACCGCCAAGCCCGAGGATGGTGGCGCGGTCGGTGGCGTGGCCGACGCCGGTGAAGGCCAGCGAGCCGTGCAGCGAGGCGCGCAGACCGTGGAATTCAAACGGCGAGGCGCGCATCATATCGAGGAAGCGCGCAGCGGCGACCATCGGCCCCATGGTGTGCGAGGAGGACGGGCCGATGCCCACTTTGAACATGTCGAAAACGGAGAGGAACATCAGGTGGCTGATCCTTCTGGGGGATTGGCATAGGCAGGGGATGTGAACGGGGTGGCGCCGAGGCCCTCGGCCTCGCGCGCGGTGGTCACGGCGGTGCGGTGCTCCAGCCCGGCGCAGAGGCGCTGCAGGCTGGGGTATGCGGCGATGCGGAACCAGGACCTGTCCGCATCGGCAGGATACAGCGCCATCCAGCGCATCTGGCAGGCCAGGTAATAGTCCAGAACCGAGGGCTGGGGTGCTGCCAGCCAGGCGGGGCGGCCGGCGGCGGCATGGTCCAGGCTGGTCAGATGCCGGTGCAGCCGCTGACGGATGACGTTCTGCAGCTGCGCCTGCCGGGCCGGGTCATCGCCGATGTATTTTTGCGGATAGAACAGCATCCGCAGATCAGCATGCAGGGTGTTGGAGGCAAAGAACAGCCATTTCAGGAACGGAGCGTAGTCCGCAGTGCCTGCCGCCGGGGCCATCGCCCCGTGCCGGCCGGACAGCCACAGCAGGATGGCGGCGGTTTCAAACAGCGCACCATCTGGGGTTTCCAGCACCGGGATCAGCCCGCCCGGATTGAGCGCCAGGTATTCGGCGCTACGCTGCGCCTTTGCCTTGCGGTCGACGAGGACGGCGTCAAACGGCAGGCCAAGCTCCTCCAGCACCAGCCGGATGACCAGTGAAGCATTGTCGGGGGCGTAGTGCAGGCGGTATTCGGGTTTCATGACGCAATATTATGACGCGGACGCCTGGAATATGTGTCCGTTTCCGGCGTTTCCAATAGGAAACCCGCCTTTGTGATGCAGGTTTCGCTGCCGGGGTGCCGGATGGCGGTTTCCTGCCTGCGCTTCAGGTGGCTATTGCCGCCGGGCGGTGCAGACAAAATGGGTAAGCGACATGAAGAATCTGCCCTCGGCGGCCAGTTCCTGCTGTTCCTGTGCCCAGGCGGCGGCGTCGTCTTGGTCGGTGGCGCCGATATCCACTGCAAAGGCGCGGATCAGCTGGATCATCATTGCCGCCAGCCCGTCCGGGCGCAGGGTGGTGTCGCAGACTGCAAGCGGCTGCATCCGCTGCATTTCGAACCCGCAGCTGCGCAGTTCAGAGGGCAGTTTTGCAGGCAAATCGCGCACCGCCATGTGGCGGCTCCAGGCCTCCAGCATCCGGTTCATGCGGGTGGTATTGTCGCTGTGCCAGGCCAGGGTGTCCCAATGCATGTCGCCAACCACCAGCAGCCCGCCGAGCTTCAGCACCTTGTGCAAGGCGCGCAGGGCAAGGCGGCGGTCGGTCAGATATTCGAACACTTGCAGCGAAACGGCTTTGTCAAAGCTTTCCGTCTGAAACGGCAGCCGGGCCGCATCGCCCTCGGTCAGGGTGGTATTGGCGCGCGCCTCCAGCCGGTTGCGGGCGGCGGCCAGCATGTCGGGGCTGGTGTCCAAGCCAGTCACGTGGCCGGCGGGGCCGACAGCGCGGGCCAGTTCCAGCGTCAGCAGCCCGTTGCCGCAGCCCAGATCCAGAATGCGGTCGCCCGGTTCGGGCGTCAGCGCGTCGAAACTGGCCCGCCGCCGCTGCGACACATCGGCGCCCTGATAGGCGTCTTCCAGCACGCGGGCGGTTTCCTCGTCGAATTGCAGCATGGTTTTGATCCCCCAAGTTGAAAATCAATAGCCCGGCTGCGGCGCATTTCCAGCCGCAGTCCCGGAATCCGCTGCAAGCCCCCTCGCACAGAGGCGGCAAACCGCCTATAACCGCGGCAAATGCGTATTCATGGAGTCACCTGATGACCGGAGAGCTGTCGCCCATCGACAAGGCGAAATTCGTTGCTGCCAAACGAGCGGCTGAAATGGTTGAGGACGGCATGCGTGTCGGCCTTGGCACCGGTTCCACCGCGGCCTGGCTGGTGCGCTGTCTGGGCGAGATGGTGAGCCGCGACGGGCTGAAGATCACCGCGGTGCCGACCTCCAGCCGCACTGCCGCGCTGGCGCGGGATGTGGGCATCAATGTGGTGTCGCTGGACGAGGCCAAATGGCTGGATATGACCATTGACGGCGCCGATGAGTTCGACGCCGATCTGAACCTGATCAAGGGCGGCGGCGGCGCCCATCTGCAGGAGAAGATCGTGGCCACCGCCTCGGACCAGATGGTGGTGATTGCCGATGCCAGCAAGTCGGTTGAGACCCTGGGCGCCTTCCCTCTGCCGGTTGAAGTGCTGCCGTTCGGCTGGCAGAGCAGCCAGGCGCTGATCGAGGAAACCCTGGTGTCGATGGATGTGATGGGCCGCACCACGACGCTGCGGATGAACGGTGATGCGCCGTTTGTGACCGATGAGGGCAATTACATTCTGGACCTGCACCTGAAACGGATCGGCAATGCCCGCCAGCTGGCGCTGGTGATGAACCAGATCCCCGGCGTGATCGAGAACGGGCTGTTCATCGACATCTGCGACACCGTGGTGATCGGTTTCGGCGACGGAAGGGTTGAGGTGCGCGACATCAACGAAGGCACGGTTGAGAAGGACAAGCTGGACTTTGTCGAGAACGACAACCTGTTCACCGATCTTCAGGATTGAATTGCGCCCGGCCGGCAGGCCGGGCGCTGCCCTGCGCTTTCTGTGTGGGACCTTTCGCCTCACAACCCTGTGCAAATTCAATGCAAAAGGTTGAATGCGCCGCAGGAACGCCCACTTGGGCATATGGCGTTTGGTGGTCCGTTATGGGATACACCTGATCAAGAAATGCAAAGGGCGGGATTTCATGAGCTTTGATTACGATCTGTTTGTCATCGGCGGCGGCTCGGGCGGGGTGCGGGCAGCGCGTGTTGCGGCGCAGGAAGGTGCCAAGGTCGCGCTGGCCGAAGAGGACCGCTATGGCGGCACCTGCGTGATCCGCGGCTGCGTGCCGAAAAAGCTGATGGTGTTTGCCTCTGAGTATTCTGGCATGGCCAAGGATGCCCAGGCTTACGGTTGGGACATCCAGCCAGGTGCGTTCAACTGGGACAGTTTCAAGGGCAAATTGCACGCCGAACTGGACCGGCTGGAAGGCATCTACCGGGGTATCCTGAAAAACAACGGTGTTGAAAGCTTTGACCAGCGCGCCAAGCTGGCCGATGCCCACACGATTGAGCTGGCCGACGGCACCCGCAAGACTGCCAAGCACATTCTGGTTGCAACCGGCGGCTGGCCGACGGTGCCGGAATTTCCGGGCTCAGAGCTGGCGATCACCTCGAACGAGATTTTCCACATGGATAAGCTGCCCGAAAGCCTGCTGATTGTCGGCGGCGGTTATATCGCCAGCGAATTTGCGGGCATCATGAACGGGCTGGGGGTTAAGACCACGCAATTCTACCGCGGCCCGCAGATCCTGCGCGGCTTTGATGAGGAAGCGCGCGGCGTGATCGCCGAAGGCATGGTGGAGGCTGGGGTGGATCTGCAGCTGAACACCAATGTCACGGAAATGCGCCAAGAGGGCGGCAAGATCCGGGTGACCGATACCCACGGCAACACCCATCTGTTCGACAAGGTGATGTATGCCACGGGCCGCGCGCCCAATGCGGATAATCTGGGGCTTGAGGAAATCGGTGTTGAACGCGGCAAGGGCGGCGCCATCGCAGTGGATGCCTACAGCCAGACTACGGTGCCATCTGTCTTTGCTGTCGGGGATGTGACCGACCGGGTGAACCTGACCCCGGTGGCGATCCGCGAAGGCATGGCCTTTGTTGAGACCGTGTTCAAAGGCAACCCGACCAGCCCCGACCACGAGCTGATCCCGACGGCGATCTTCACCCAGCCGGAAATGGGCACCGTGGGCCTGAGCGAAGAAGACGCGGCCAAGCAGGAAGCGATCGAGGTTTATTCAACCTCCTTCAAGCCGATGCAGCAGGCCTTTGCGGGCCGCGCCCAGAAGGTGCTGATGAAGCTGGTGGTGTCCAAGGCCACGCGCAAGGTGCTGGGCTGCCATATCGTCGCACCGGGGGCGGGAGAGATGATCCAGCTGGCCGGTATTGCCGTAAAGATGGGTGCAACCAAGGAAGATTTCGACCGTACGGTTGCGGTCCACCCGACAATGTCGGAAGAGTTGGTAACGCTGAAGACTCCGGTGCGCTCGACCTGATCGGGCAGACCGGCAATAATTTAGACCTCATGCCGACCAGTGTAAAAATCATGGTCGGCAGCATACGGATAGGAGACAAATGGCGGGCAATAGCGGTGGCCCATGGGGGGGCGGTGGCTCCTCTGGCGGCGGAGGAGGCAACCGGGGCAATAACGGCGGCAACAATGGCGGCGGCGGCGGCCGCAAGCCGGAGGACCCCCAGATCCCCGAGATTGATGAACTGGTCAAGAAAGGCCAGGAGCAGCTACGCGTCCTGATGGGCGGGCGCGGCGGGTCCGGCGGACGGGGCGGCCGCGGCGGCGGCTCCGGCGGCGGCGGACCGCTGTTCACCAAGGGCACGCTGGGGCTGGCCGTTGTTGCTGCAGCCGTGCTGTGGGGCTTTGCCAGCTTCTACACCGTCAAGCCGGAAGAACAGTCGGTTGAGCTGTTCCTGGGCGAATACTCCTCGACCGGGCAGC includes these proteins:
- a CDS encoding thiamine diphosphokinase, translating into MNRLIVEELEPITLVGGGALGSDDLAAALALAPVLVAADGGAAAVLAAGHVPSAVIGDFDSLPQDVRDRLPPECLHPVAEQDSTDFDKALRGIAAPVVLAVGFLGGRVDHQLAAFNTLVQGHQTPCVLIGETEVMFHLTHAVELPAAAGEVISLFPMRAVQGRSEGLEWPIDGLRMSPMGRIGTSNRATGPVRLVPEGPGLLVIVPRRLLAAVAAAVRRD
- a CDS encoding DMT family transporter — protein: MTQDRPLLGIALMLGFCMVIPLGDAIAKLLTNRVPVAQIVFIRFAAQAALLLPLALAMRLPLSLSRRVAPLLLLRTLLQMGGIAAMFTAFRYLPLADAVAIAFVMPFLMLLLGKYVLKEQVGLRRLGACVVGFTGTLLVIQPSFAAVGWNALWPLLVAVIFALFMLVTRKIAKETDPISLQAVAGAMGTVLLAPVFLIGDAAGLHALSITAPPQDTWALLAAAGALGTVAHLMMTWSLRFAPTSTLASMQYLEIPVAVFFGWLFFYELPNTLSAFGILLTISAGLYAVLRERKAAEIAERINPA
- a CDS encoding L-serine ammonia-lyase produces the protein MFLSVFDMFKVGIGPSSSHTMGPMVAAARFLDMMRASPFEFHGLRASLHGSLAFTGVGHATDRATILGLGGFVAHDYDDAKATAFLAELDKTHTMQPEGLGALHFDPKADMIFDYDHALPGHSNGMILMATDAQGDVILKQVYYSIGGGFVVTEEELAQGKATDEGDPVPFPFKSAAEMLEMAKSSGKSIAGMKRANEIARGCEVSLAKGTARIWQVMNDCINRGLERDGILPGGLKVRRRAKGIYDALMAERGMNLTAPHTINDWMSVYAMAVNEENAAGGQVVTAPTNGAAGTLPAVIRYYLDHVPGASESHVEDFLLTAAAIAGLVKFNASISGAEAGCQAEVGSAAAMSAAGLCAVMGGTPEQVENAAEIALEHHLGMTCDPVKGLVQVPCIERNGLAAIKAVSAASLALRGDGQHFVPLDACIETMRQTGADMHDKYKETSLGGLAVNVPNC
- a CDS encoding glutathione S-transferase family protein, with the protein product MKPEYRLHYAPDNASLVIRLVLEELGLPFDAVLVDRKAKAQRSAEYLALNPGGLIPVLETPDGALFETAAILLWLSGRHGAMAPAAGTADYAPFLKWLFFASNTLHADLRMLFYPQKYIGDDPARQAQLQNVIRQRLHRHLTSLDHAAAGRPAWLAAPQPSVLDYYLACQMRWMALYPADADRSWFRIAAYPSLQRLCAGLEHRTAVTTAREAEGLGATPFTSPAYANPPEGSAT
- a CDS encoding methyltransferase domain-containing protein, which gives rise to MLQFDEETARVLEDAYQGADVSQRRRASFDALTPEPGDRILDLGCGNGLLTLELARAVGPAGHVTGLDTSPDMLAAARNRLEARANTTLTEGDAARLPFQTESFDKAVSLQVFEYLTDRRLALRALHKVLKLGGLLVVGDMHWDTLAWHSDNTTRMNRMLEAWSRHMAVRDLPAKLPSELRSCGFEMQRMQPLAVCDTTLRPDGLAAMMIQLIRAFAVDIGATDQDDAAAWAQEQQELAAEGRFFMSLTHFVCTARRQ
- the rpiA gene encoding ribose-5-phosphate isomerase RpiA, whose translation is MTGELSPIDKAKFVAAKRAAEMVEDGMRVGLGTGSTAAWLVRCLGEMVSRDGLKITAVPTSSRTAALARDVGINVVSLDEAKWLDMTIDGADEFDADLNLIKGGGGAHLQEKIVATASDQMVVIADASKSVETLGAFPLPVEVLPFGWQSSQALIEETLVSMDVMGRTTTLRMNGDAPFVTDEGNYILDLHLKRIGNARQLALVMNQIPGVIENGLFIDICDTVVIGFGDGRVEVRDINEGTVEKDKLDFVENDNLFTDLQD
- the gor gene encoding glutathione-disulfide reductase, which encodes MSFDYDLFVIGGGSGGVRAARVAAQEGAKVALAEEDRYGGTCVIRGCVPKKLMVFASEYSGMAKDAQAYGWDIQPGAFNWDSFKGKLHAELDRLEGIYRGILKNNGVESFDQRAKLADAHTIELADGTRKTAKHILVATGGWPTVPEFPGSELAITSNEIFHMDKLPESLLIVGGGYIASEFAGIMNGLGVKTTQFYRGPQILRGFDEEARGVIAEGMVEAGVDLQLNTNVTEMRQEGGKIRVTDTHGNTHLFDKVMYATGRAPNADNLGLEEIGVERGKGGAIAVDAYSQTTVPSVFAVGDVTDRVNLTPVAIREGMAFVETVFKGNPTSPDHELIPTAIFTQPEMGTVGLSEEDAAKQEAIEVYSTSFKPMQQAFAGRAQKVLMKLVVSKATRKVLGCHIVAPGAGEMIQLAGIAVKMGATKEDFDRTVAVHPTMSEELVTLKTPVRST